The nucleotide sequence CTTTCCCAAGGATCTTCTCTTAAAAATCTTAAGCAAACGTCAAAAGTTGCCCCTCCCCAACACTCAACAGACCAAAAACCTGCTTTGTCAATAATAGGCGCTATTTCAATCATATCTTTCGTTTTCATACGTGTAGCAAAAAGGGACTGGTGAGCGTCTCTTAAAGTCACGTCCGTGAACTGTATCTTTTTAGCCATACCTTTTATCCTCCAACTACTTTATTTCTTACTTATAACCCATGGTGTGCAGCTATTGCCGCAGAAATTGCAAGTGCCAACACTTCTGGGTCTGGTTCTTTAATGAATGTAAACTCTTTAATCTTTCTATCTATGAATGAGGTATCAAACCTTCCGTTTACAAATTCTGGGTCGTTTAGGATTTTCTTAAAGAACGGAATGGTTGTTGGAACACCACGGATTACAAACTCATTTAAAGCTCTCCTTGAACGTCTAATTACTTCGTCCCAGCTTCTTCCCCAAACTATCAGCTTTGCTACCATGGAGTCATAGTAAGGAGGTATTGTGTATCCTTTATAAACTACTCCGTCTATTCTTACACCTATTCCACCGGGAGAATAGTAAGCTGTAATAGTTCCCGGAGAAGGGACAAAATCTCTTGTTGGGTCTTCAGCGTTTATCCTAAACTGCATTGCAAAGCCGTGAAGCTGAACGTTCTTTTGGGAGAATGATAAGTTCATTCCAGCAGCGATTCTTATTTGTTCTTGAACAATGTCTATACCGGTTACTTCTTCGGTAATTGTGTGTTCAACCTGTAGTCTTGGGTTTACTTCCATAAAGTAAAAGTTTCCATATTTATCCATTAAAAATTCCCAAGTTCCAACGCCGTAATAGCCAATCGCTTTTGCTGCTTCAACGCAAATCTTTCCAAGCTTTTCTCTCTGTCTTCTTGTTAAGACAGGGGATGGTGCTATTTCAAGAACTTTTTGGTGTCTTCTTTGAAGGGAACAGTCTCTTTCCCCAAGGTGGACAACGTTTCCGTGTTTGTCAGCAACTATCTGTATTTCTATGTGTCTTGGATTTTCGATGTACTTTTCTATAAAGACTTCTCCTTTACCAAAGGCAGCTTCTGCTTCCTTTACGGCAATTTCAAATTGACTTTCAAGCTCTTTATCATTTCTTGCTATTCTTAATCCTCTTCCACCACCACCGTGGGCAGCTTTTATCATTACAGGATAGCCTATTTTCTTTGCTATTTCCTTTGCTTCGTTTAAATCCGATATTGGATCTTCACTACCTTCTGCTACAGGAACTCCGAGTTCTTTCATTACCTTTTTGGCTTCTATCTTATTACCAAACATTTTAAGGTGTTTAACGTCAGGCCCTATAAACTCAATTCCGTGCTTCCTTGCATATTCTGCAAAGTCTGCCCTTTCTGAGAGGAAACCGTATCCTGGATGAATAGCATCTGCTCCTGCTCTTTTGGCAATGTCTACAATCTTGTAGTAGTTGAGGTATGCTCTTAAAGGGTCTCCGTGAATAAGGTACGCTTCGTCTGCCTTTTTAACGTGTAAGGAGTTAACATCTGCTTCTGAATAGATTGCAACGGTCTTTATTCCCAGTTCCTTACAAGCCCTTATAACCCTTGTTGCTACTTCACTTCTGTTTGCTATTAGTACTTTTTTAAACATTGAAAATTCCTCCGATTAGCCTTAGGAGTATATTGGCAAAGACACCGGCTATTGCATCATCAACAGTAATACCCAATCCTCCCGGAAGCTTTTCAAAGAAAGGAATGGGAGGTGGTTTCATTATATCAATAACTCGGAATATAATAAGTCCAAGGAATGCTGTCTCAAGGCTGGCATTGAGTCCTAAAAGGGCTATTTCCATTCCGAGGATTTCGTCTATAACTACGCAGTCAGGGTCTTTATTCCCAAGCTCTTTGGAAACATAATCAGCAGATACAACACTTAAAAGAAATGTTATAAATATTACTGACAGTTGGAAAGCTAAATTCGGCTTCCAAAATAGGTAAAGGAGGATAGCTGCTAAAATTGAACCCCACGTTCCGGGCATTTTGGGAAGTTTTCCGCTGTAAAATCCAGTAGCAATGAATTCCATTAACGCTTTCACTCTAAAACCTCTTTCAAAAATTTTAAAGGTTATTATATCTTAATTAACGAGGTCTTTAAGTTGACTGAGTTTGAACGCTATTTTGAGAACAAAGAGTTTGTTTGGGATCCGGGACTTGATAGGATAAAAAAGGCTGTAGAAGAATTAAACGTAAAGAAAGTTCCATCTATAATCGTTGCAGGAACAAACGGAAAAGGTTCTACTTCCCATATGATATGTGAAATCTTGAAAAATCACGGAATAAAGTGTGGGCTTTTTACTTCACCTCACCTTTTCCGTTTTAACGAAAGATTTAAAGTAGACTTAAAAGAAGTAGAAACTGAAGTTTTAGATGAAAGTTTTCGGAAAATAGTTGATATTATCGAGAAATATAACCTTACCTATTTTGAAGGTGCATTTTTGCTTTCGTTAGAGGTGTTTTCTTCTTCTAAAGTTGATGCTATCGTTTTTGAAGTTGGACTTGGTGGAAGACTTGATGCTAGCAATGCAATTGACCATGATTTAGCCGTTATTACCCATATTGACTATGACCATAAGGACTATTTAGG is from Desulfurobacteriaceae bacterium and encodes:
- a CDS encoding phosphatidylglycerophosphatase A, translated to MKALMEFIATGFYSGKLPKMPGTWGSILAAILLYLFWKPNLAFQLSVIFITFLLSVVSADYVSKELGNKDPDCVVIDEILGMEIALLGLNASLETAFLGLIIFRVIDIMKPPPIPFFEKLPGGLGITVDDAIAGVFANILLRLIGGIFNV
- the accC gene encoding acetyl-CoA carboxylase biotin carboxylase subunit → MFKKVLIANRSEVATRVIRACKELGIKTVAIYSEADVNSLHVKKADEAYLIHGDPLRAYLNYYKIVDIAKRAGADAIHPGYGFLSERADFAEYARKHGIEFIGPDVKHLKMFGNKIEAKKVMKELGVPVAEGSEDPISDLNEAKEIAKKIGYPVMIKAAHGGGGRGLRIARNDKELESQFEIAVKEAEAAFGKGEVFIEKYIENPRHIEIQIVADKHGNVVHLGERDCSLQRRHQKVLEIAPSPVLTRRQREKLGKICVEAAKAIGYYGVGTWEFLMDKYGNFYFMEVNPRLQVEHTITEEVTGIDIVQEQIRIAAGMNLSFSQKNVQLHGFAMQFRINAEDPTRDFVPSPGTITAYYSPGGIGVRIDGVVYKGYTIPPYYDSMVAKLIVWGRSWDEVIRRSRRALNEFVIRGVPTTIPFFKKILNDPEFVNGRFDTSFIDRKIKEFTFIKEPDPEVLALAISAAIAAHHGL